The Marivirga salinae DNA window CGATTCCAATTGGTCCAGATAATGATTCAGAAGCCGAAACCTCTCCTCTAAAAATCTTACCAAATCCTTTAATGTTTAACCAGATTACATTGAAAGCTTTAGCTGTTCCTGTTGGGATTGATTCTGCAAAAGTGAATTCTTCATGTTCCAATTCAACTTTCATTTTAGGCATGAAACCTAAAAGTCCGTCATCTCCTACTTTAGCTTGAAGATTTTCAATCTTTTCATTTCTTTTTACTGTCAAGCGTATTTCTTCGCCTTTATTACTATCCAATTTCTCTTTAAAGAATTGGAAATATTTTACTTCATCCCCATTTACCGCAATTATTTTATCACCAGGCATTAAACCTGCCATATCTGCATTGCTTTGCGGTTGAATATTATCAACCTCAAATTCATATAAAGGTTGAATAAAGGCAACTCTTTGATTGTCCTCAGAGATTCTTTCAATCATATCATTTGGAATAGGAATCACTACCTCTTTACCATCTCTTAAAACAGTATAATAGCTGTCAGATTCCAACAATACATCTGAGCTTGTTATGTCGCTTACTTTTTCGTAATCTTTTCCATTTACATTCAGAATAATGTCTCCAGTTTGTAAGCCAATTTCTTTGGCTGGCTCATAGGCATAAATCCCGTTTTCTGCTATGTTATCTTTAGATTCGTAAGTTTCGCCATAGCCATATTGAAGAAATATAAAAATGATGATACCTGTGATAACGTTCACGATAATACCGCCCATCATCACAATCAATCTTTGCCAAGCTGGTTTTGCCCTGAATTCATAAGGCTCAGGCTCCTTGTCCATGTTTTTAGTATCCAAAGATTCATCAATCATCCCTGAAATCTTCACAAAACCACCCAAAGGAATGGCGCTTAATGCGTATTCTGTTTCACCGTATTTGAAACTAAAAATTTTAGGAGGGAAGCCAATTGAAAATTGTTCCACTCTCATACCAAAAGCTTTGGCTGCCAAAAGGTGGCCAAACTCGTGCAATCCTACCAAAATAGATAAGCCCAATATTAATTGGGCGATCATAATAACTGTTTCCATTAATTTATTAACTCTAAAGCTTTAATTCTAGTTTCTTTATCAGTTGAAATATAATCTTCCAAAC harbors:
- the rseP gene encoding RIP metalloprotease RseP; translated protein: METVIMIAQLILGLSILVGLHEFGHLLAAKAFGMRVEQFSIGFPPKIFSFKYGETEYALSAIPLGGFVKISGMIDESLDTKNMDKEPEPYEFRAKPAWQRLIVMMGGIIVNVITGIIIFIFLQYGYGETYESKDNIAENGIYAYEPAKEIGLQTGDIILNVNGKDYEKVSDITSSDVLLESDSYYTVLRDGKEVVIPIPNDMIERISEDNQRVAFIQPLYEFEVDNIQPQSNADMAGLMPGDKIIAVNGDEVKYFQFFKEKLDSNKGEEIRLTVKRNEKIENLQAKVGDDGLLGFMPKMKVELEHEEFTFAESIPTGTAKAFNVIWLNIKGFGKIFRGEVSASESLSGPIGIAQIFGGEWVWQKFWGITGLLSMVLAFMNFLPIPALDGGHVVFLSYEIISGRKPSDKFLENAQKVGMVLLLSLMAFAIFNDIWKVIF